The following coding sequences lie in one bacterium genomic window:
- a CDS encoding isoprenyl transferase, producing the protein MRSSQETELDRMSVPRHVAIIMDGNGRWAKARGLTRVAGHREGVRSAREIVRVCGELGIEVLTLYTFSTENFNRTKSEVDALMTLLVTTIGREVRNLLENNVRLSVIGRLDHVPDRTRRALESAVETLKENTGLHLVLAIAYGARQEILDAVNHLMESGATKVDETMLSKALYTKGIPDPDLIVRTSGEMRLSNFLLWQSAYAELVVTPTLWPDFRREQLMLALNEYAQRERRYGARPKANDA; encoded by the coding sequence GTGAGAAGCTCTCAGGAAACTGAGTTAGATCGAATGTCTGTCCCGCGACATGTTGCAATCATAATGGACGGAAATGGCCGATGGGCAAAAGCACGGGGGCTAACGCGCGTGGCAGGTCATCGCGAAGGTGTTCGTTCAGCAAGAGAGATCGTGAGAGTATGCGGGGAATTGGGAATTGAAGTGCTCACTCTGTACACATTTTCGACGGAGAATTTCAACCGCACCAAGTCCGAGGTTGATGCGTTGATGACGCTCTTGGTGACAACTATCGGCCGTGAAGTACGCAATCTGCTTGAAAATAACGTTCGTCTTAGTGTGATCGGCAGGCTAGACCATGTTCCCGATAGAACGCGTAGGGCGCTTGAATCCGCAGTAGAAACTTTGAAGGAAAACACAGGTCTTCACCTTGTGCTGGCAATAGCTTACGGTGCGCGACAGGAGATTCTGGACGCCGTAAACCATTTGATGGAATCCGGCGCGACCAAGGTTGATGAAACGATGCTCTCGAAAGCACTATATACCAAGGGTATCCCAGATCCCGACTTAATTGTCCGCACTTCCGGTGAAATGCGATTGTCGAACTTTCTGCTTTGGCAGTCCGCATACGCTGAACTCGTCGTAACTCCCACACTTTGGCCAGACTTTCGCCGCGAGCAATTGATGTTGGCGCTTAACGAGTATGCGCAACGTGAACGAAGGTACGGCGCACGACCAAAGGCAAACGATGCCTGA